Proteins co-encoded in one Amaranthus tricolor cultivar Red isolate AtriRed21 chromosome 7, ASM2621246v1, whole genome shotgun sequence genomic window:
- the LOC130817733 gene encoding uncharacterized protein LOC130817733: MARLFLINGKEEVVLPPTPEDEYEGTFRVNDLGIMEKDEDTESDEDIEIVPSKEEHYGMLIRRNFHATPRVAKSDQREIRLSVGLEIRFVQWLNDQIGNLVRKQYLVSFSIGLYQDQVLCDVLDLDACHVLLGRPWQHDRRTQHDGFTNVYTVLHEGKKKNLLLLPPHKTIPTSKPKQPRHLISRKGCKKLVRSGDYVFILFVKEVSKEENPMHPSIVKQLTEFQDVFLKELPIGLSPIRGIEHQIDLIPGASLPNKPTYRTNPEQSKEMQRQVTELMNRGFVRESLSPCVVPTLLVSKKDDT, from the exons ATGGCtagattatttttgattaatggCAAAGAGGAAGTTGTCTTACCCCCTACCCCAGAAGATGAGTATGAGGGAACCTTCAGAGTGAATGATCTAGGGATAATGGAGAAGGATGAGGACACTGAAAGTGATGAGGATATAGAGATAGTTCCTTCAAAGGAAGAGCACTATGGAATGCTGATTAGAAGGAATTTTCATGCCACACCTAGGGTAGCCAAATCTGATCAAAGGGAGATCAGACTAAGTGTAGGATTGGAGATAAGATTTGTGCA ATGGTTGAATGATCAGATAGGGAACTTAGTGAGGAAGCAGTACTTAGTTAGCTTTAGTATAGGATTATACCAAGATCAGGTGTTGTGTGATGTGCTAGATTTGGATGCTTGTCATGTGCTGCTTGGAAGACCATGGCAACATGACAGAAGGACTCAGCACGATGGGTTTACTAATGTGTATACTGTGCTACATGAGGGAAAGAAGAAGAATCTGTTACTTTTGCCCCCACACAAGACCATACCCACTTCTAAACCTAAGCAGCCAAGGCATTTGATCAGTAGGAAAGGCTGTAAGAAGTTGGTTAGAAGTGGAGACTATGTCTTCATTTTGTTTGTCAAAGAAGTAAGTAAAGAAGAGAACCCTATGCACCCTAGTATAGTTAAGCAATTAACTGAGTTTCAGGATGTGTTTCTTAAGGAATTACCCATAGGACTATCACCTATTAGGGGCATTGAGCACCAAATAGACCTAATTCCTGGTGCATCATTACCTAACAAGCCTACCTACAGGACCAACCCTGAGCAGTCCAAAGAGATGCAGAGACAAGTGACTGAGTTGATGAACAGAGGGTTTGTTAGGGAGAGCCTAAGCCCCTGTGTTGTTCCTACACTATTGGTGTCTAAGAAGGATGACACATGA